From a single Kryptolebias marmoratus isolate JLee-2015 linkage group LG6, ASM164957v2, whole genome shotgun sequence genomic region:
- the LOC108232484 gene encoding RCC1 and BTB domain-containing protein 1 yields MVDVTKWPIFSLMGPEELSSIRKACVFGSSANEAIYVTNDDEVFVFGLNCSNCLGTGDSQSTIVPKKLDVLSGRNVVSLSYGSGPHILLATEDGELFAWGHNGYSQLGNGTTNQGVAPVIVSANLLTKKVSQVACGSHHSMALTDSGEVFAWGYNNCGQVGSGSTANQPTPRRVSSCLQNKVAVGIVCGQTSSLALVDNGEVYGWGYNGNGQLGLGNNGNQLTPCRLVALQGVCVQQIVSGYAHSLALTDEGVLYAWGANTYGQLGTGNKSNQLSPVQIMAEKERIVEVAACHSTHTSAAKTQSGQVYMWGQCRGQSIVLPHLTHFSCTDDVFACFATPSVMWRLLSMEHDDFLTVAQSLKREFDNPETADLKFCVDGKYIYVHKAVLKIRCEHFRSMFQSHWNEDMKEVIEIDQFSYPVYRSFLEFLYTDNVELPPEDAIGLLDLATSYCENRLKRLCQHIIKRGITVENAFSLLSAAVRYDAEDLEEFCFKFCVNHLTEVTQTAAFWQTDGNLLKDFICRASRCGAFKN; encoded by the exons GTGTTTGTATTTGGGCTGAACTGCAGTAACTGCCTGGGAACGGGGGACAGCCAGAGCACCATCGTGCCAAAGAAGCTGGACGTCCTGAGCGGCAGGAACGTGGTGAGCCTGAGCTACGGAAGCGGACCCCACATCCTGCTGGCCACAGAGG atggaGAGTTATTCGCCTGGGGGCATAACGGCTACAGCCAACTTGGAAACGGGACGACCAACCAGGGGGTGGCTCCAGTAATCGTGTCTGCCAACCTGCTCACTAAGAAGGTCAGCCAGGTGGCCTGTGGCTCTCACCACTCCATGGCTCTGACTGACTCAGGAGAG GTGTTCGCGTGGGGCTACAACAACTGCGGTCAGGTGGGCTCCGGCTCCACGGCGAACCAGCCCACGCCTCGCCGGGTGTCCAGCTGCCTGCAGAACAAGGTGGCTGTCGGAATCGTCTGCGGTCAGACCTCGTCCCTGGCTTTGGTGGACAACGGAgag GTGTACGGCTGGGGCTACAATGGGAACGGGCAGCTGGGGCTCGGAAACAACGGGAACCAGCTCACACCCTGCCGACTGGTAGCTCTGCaaggtgtttgtgtgcagcag ATTGTCTCGGGCTACGCCCACTCTCTGGCGCTGACAGACGAGGGGGTGCTTTACGCCTGGGGTGCCAACACTTACGGACAACTGGGCACCGGTAACAAGAGCAACCAGCTGAGCCCGGTTCAGATCATGGCTGAGAAAGAGAG AATCGTAGAGGTCGCTGCCTGTCACTCCACGCACACGTCAGCTGCCAAGACGCAGAGTGGGCAGGTGTACATGTGGGGCCAGTGCAGGGGCCAGTCCATAGTGCTGCCCCACCTCACGCACTTCAGCTGCACAGATGACGTGTTTGCGTGCTTCGCCACGCCCTCAGTCATGTGGCGACTTCTTTCCATGG AGCACGATGACTTCTTGACTGTGGCTCAGTCTCTGAAGAGGGAGTTTGACAACCCCGAGACAGCTGACCTCAAGTTCTGTGTCGATGGCAAATACATCTATGTCCACAAAGCAGTTCTCAAGATCAG GTGTGAACACTTCAGGTCAATGTTCCAGTCCCACTGGAACGAAGACATGAAGGAGGTGATCGAAATCGACCAGTTCTCCTACCCGGTCTACCGCTCCTTCCTCGAGTTCCTCTACACAGATAACGTGGAGCTTCCACCTGAAGACGCCATCG GGCTGCTGGATCTGGCCACGTCGTACTGCGAGAACCGCCTGAAGCGTCTGTGTCAACACATCATCAAGAGGGGAATCACAGTGGAGAACGCCTTCTCGCTGCTGTCTGCCGCCGTGCGCTACGATGCCGAG GACTTGGAGGAGTTCTGCTTCAAGTTCTGCGTAAACCACCTGACCGAGGTGACCCAGACCGCTGCTTTCTGGCAGACCGACGGCAATCTGCTCAAGGACTTCATCTGTCGAGCCAGTCGCTGCGGAGCCTtcaaaaactga